A DNA window from Methanocorpusculum vombati contains the following coding sequences:
- a CDS encoding HDIG domain-containing metalloprotein yields the protein MPENQYSSILFSVGCDSGVVRHCEVVASVAARFSGDSVDNALVCAGSMMHDIGRSVTHDISHAQEGARICRARGEREALTQIVLRHTGAGLDADECTLLGLLPRDCVPQTLEEKIVAHADNLVKGSKVISIEERMMRIADLSARSKKKIWRLAMEVELLG from the coding sequence ATGCCTGAGAATCAGTACTCTTCAATTCTTTTTTCCGTCGGATGCGACTCCGGCGTGGTCCGGCACTGTGAGGTTGTTGCATCCGTTGCCGCGCGGTTTTCCGGTGATTCGGTGGATAATGCCCTGGTCTGTGCGGGGTCGATGATGCATGATATCGGACGGTCCGTAACCCATGATATCTCCCATGCGCAGGAAGGGGCACGCATATGCCGTGCACGGGGCGAGCGTGAAGCACTGACGCAGATTGTGCTCCGGCATACGGGTGCGGGACTGGACGCGGATGAGTGCACGCTTCTCGGACTGCTGCCTCGGGACTGCGTGCCGCAGACACTTGAGGAGAAGATTGTGGCGCATGCGGACAATCTGGTGAAGGGGTCGAAGGTGATCTCCATTGAGGAGCGGATGATGCGGATTGCGGATCTGTCGGCCCGATCAAAAAAGAAAATATGGCGGCTCGCGATGGAAGTTGAGCTGCTGGGGTGA